From the genome of Virgibacillus siamensis, one region includes:
- a CDS encoding methyltransferase family protein, producing MGYFAITTLILVIIMVLSRVAILRVKGIEAMKFGEMDKKDYIAIPFVLLYFYIVLTSVIDLPALGTVLFKSMVVSWIGIACCTLGFIIFLFSLIAFGKSFRVGIDENHPDELVTSGVFSISRNPIYTAFLFILIGVFLIIPNWILLLYFVVGFWFINRQVRREEDSLEKIYGNEYKEYCKKVRRYL from the coding sequence ATGGGGTATTTTGCGATAACCACGCTTATCTTAGTTATTATAATGGTACTTTCCCGTGTTGCTATCTTGCGAGTTAAAGGGATTGAAGCGATGAAGTTTGGTGAAATGGATAAAAAGGATTACATCGCAATACCATTTGTTCTATTGTATTTTTATATTGTATTGACATCTGTTATTGACCTTCCGGCGTTAGGGACTGTGTTATTTAAAAGTATGGTTGTAAGCTGGATAGGTATTGCTTGTTGTACTCTTGGTTTTATCATCTTTTTGTTTAGCCTAATCGCATTTGGTAAAAGTTTTCGTGTTGGCATAGATGAGAATCATCCGGATGAACTTGTTACATCAGGTGTATTTTCAATTAGTAGAAATCCAATCTATACAGCATTTTTGTTTATATTGATCGGGGTATTTTTAATTATTCCAAATTGGATATTGTTACTGTATTTCGTTGTCGGTTTTTGGTTTATTAATCGCCAAGTTCGCCGTGAAGAAGATTCTTTGGAAAAAATTTATGGTAATGAATACAAGGAGTATTGTAAAAAAGTTCGTAGATATCTTTGA
- the map gene encoding type I methionyl aminopeptidase, translated as MVAKTKKDFYGLKVIGEICGAIRDELVHCTKPGITTKALDEIAREMFEKAGAQSAPKGEYDFPGYTCISINKEVAHGIPKWKRTIQEGGIVNIDVSGSKNGYFADTGISFVVGKGEKTLQKICDVAKEAFDIGLKKAKPGLKKNAMGKAVHNVAKRHGLTVIKNLTGHGVGRSIHEEPKHIFNYYTRWDDEILKDGMVIAFEPFISTSEEEVFQSEDGWTFLTDESFVAQYEHTIIITKEGPIITTV; from the coding sequence ATGGTTGCAAAGACTAAAAAGGATTTTTATGGATTAAAAGTAATCGGTGAAATTTGCGGCGCGATTCGAGATGAATTAGTACATTGTACGAAACCTGGAATTACAACAAAAGCACTTGACGAAATTGCGAGAGAGATGTTTGAAAAGGCAGGAGCTCAATCTGCTCCAAAAGGAGAATACGATTTTCCCGGATATACGTGCATTAGCATAAATAAAGAAGTGGCACATGGTATTCCAAAGTGGAAACGAACTATTCAAGAAGGAGGCATTGTAAATATCGATGTTTCAGGTTCAAAAAATGGATATTTCGCAGATACCGGAATTTCCTTTGTAGTAGGGAAAGGGGAGAAAACTTTACAGAAAATATGTGACGTTGCTAAAGAAGCGTTCGATATTGGACTTAAGAAGGCAAAACCAGGATTGAAAAAAAACGCGATGGGCAAAGCTGTACACAATGTAGCGAAACGGCATGGCTTAACAGTCATAAAAAATCTTACTGGACATGGCGTTGGGCGTTCGATTCATGAAGAACCAAAACATATTTTTAATTACTACACCCGCTGGGATGACGAAATTTTAAAAGATGGTATGGTAATTGCGTTTGAGCCTTTTATCTCTACATCTGAAGAGGAAGTTTTTCAATCCGAAGATGGATGGACCTTTCTAACCGATGAAAGCTTTGTCGCTCAATACGAACATACGATTATTATTACGAAGGAAGGACCGATTATTACTACAGTGTAA
- a CDS encoding dihydrofolate reductase family protein — protein MIHPLVLGKGRRLFPSNNSIAHLNLIESVTTDTGVIIATYRSMSWL, from the coding sequence ATGATTCATCCGCTGGTTCTTGGTAAAGGGCGCCGTTTGTTTCCTAGTAACAACTCGATTGCGCATCTAAATCTAATCGAGTCAGTAACCACGGATACAGGTGTCATCATTGCTACGTATCGGTCGATGTCTTGGCTATAA
- a CDS encoding pyridoxal-phosphate dependent enzyme — translation MYLLKSLCLKTHRKPKKGVERLGAELVVYGTDFDEAERYAYQLSDDSGYMYVNSFDDPSVVAGQGTAALESFLEEPDFDAVVVPAGGGLLCGVAIAAKTVNPDMKVIGVQTYASPPWYYSYQAEKLVPVEYKDLMRRGFLEGLIKAIWILF, via the coding sequence ATGTATCTGCTAAAATCGTTGTGCCTAAAAACACACCGGAAGCCAAAAAAAGGGGTCGAACGTCTTGGTGCAGAGTTGGTCGTTTACGGAACGGATTTTGATGAAGCGGAGAGGTATGCGTATCAATTATCTGATGATAGTGGTTATATGTATGTGAACTCATTTGACGATCCAAGTGTAGTTGCAGGGCAAGGGACGGCAGCGCTTGAATCGTTTCTCGAAGAACCCGATTTTGATGCGGTTGTGGTACCGGCAGGCGGTGGCCTTTTATGTGGAGTCGCCATAGCTGCAAAAACCGTGAATCCTGACATGAAGGTGATTGGCGTACAAACTTATGCTTCCCCACCTTGGTATTATTCATATCAAGCAGAGAAATTGGTCCCCGTTGAATATAAAGATCTTATGCGGAGGGGCTTTCTGGAGGGATTAATCAAAGCAATTTGGATCTTGTTTTAA
- a CDS encoding catalase, giving the protein MDNSRNIKKGTGKNSESLKNEQLNQYRVKNTGNPMTTNQGKKISNDEHQLKAGDRGPALREDYEFFEKMTRFVREEIPERVVHARGYGAHGEFECYESMKQFTKAGFLQEPGKKTSVIVRFSTVQGSKGSKDTARDMRCWGTKFYTEEGNYDLTTINMPVKIIQDSMKFPDALHAYFPEPDTAMPQASAAHDNFWDYVANNPESLHQVLWIMSDRGLPRSYRMIESFSINTYLFVNEQGKETFVRFVWKPVLGVHSLTQDEAQKIGGIDPDFHRRDLREAIDRGDYPAWELGVQLIPVEDEFNFDFDILDSSKFWPEEIIPVQLIGKMTLNRNVDNEFAELEQVAFNPANVVPGIDFSNDPVLQGRLIAYQSAQYHRLGANFQDLPINQPTCPFHNNNRRGAMRYRIDVDQVNYHKNSLANNTPNTTPPEEGGYEHYPKKVDGQAIRARSESFKDYFTQPRIFWNSITPIEKQHTIQALSYQLGRVKSESVRQQNVNTLVNVDKEMAGIVAENIGVDRPSGTHVQVETSYPSLSMANSPFSASTQKVGVLINDDFDNEEVANVLNILNQSGVFVDIISEKLGTVTGRDGTKLKVDYTFITTSPYLLDSVYVVGGSSTNQAKFNSDITYFTQVAYKHYKPIGVASTGQSFIQASEGNNLLGVVSAANNPNFAKEFVSAITQQRFWDRT; this is encoded by the coding sequence ATGGATAATTCAAGAAACATTAAAAAAGGGACTGGCAAAAACAGCGAAAGCCTCAAAAATGAGCAATTGAATCAGTATCGCGTTAAAAACACAGGGAATCCTATGACCACAAATCAAGGAAAAAAAATTTCAAATGATGAGCATCAATTAAAAGCAGGTGATCGGGGCCCTGCCTTACGAGAAGACTACGAATTCTTCGAAAAAATGACTCGTTTCGTCCGGGAAGAGATCCCTGAAAGAGTAGTCCATGCAAGAGGTTATGGAGCCCATGGGGAATTTGAATGTTATGAGTCGATGAAGCAGTTTACAAAAGCCGGATTTTTGCAGGAACCTGGAAAGAAAACTTCTGTTATTGTTCGTTTTTCTACCGTACAAGGGAGTAAAGGTTCTAAGGATACAGCAAGAGATATGCGTTGCTGGGGCACGAAGTTTTATACCGAGGAAGGAAATTACGATCTGACAACAATAAATATGCCCGTTAAAATTATTCAAGATTCGATGAAATTTCCGGATGCGTTACATGCGTATTTCCCAGAGCCGGATACGGCGATGCCGCAAGCGTCTGCCGCTCACGATAATTTTTGGGATTATGTAGCCAATAATCCGGAATCACTTCATCAGGTGCTGTGGATCATGTCGGATCGGGGCCTTCCAAGAAGTTACCGTATGATAGAATCATTTTCGATTAACACTTACTTATTTGTGAACGAGCAAGGGAAAGAAACCTTTGTAAGATTTGTATGGAAACCTGTCCTTGGTGTTCATTCATTAACTCAGGATGAGGCACAGAAAATCGGTGGAATCGACCCGGACTTCCATCGTCGCGACCTGCGGGAAGCAATTGACCGTGGTGATTATCCCGCATGGGAATTGGGTGTCCAGCTGATTCCTGTGGAGGATGAATTCAATTTCGATTTTGATATTCTGGATTCTTCAAAGTTTTGGCCAGAAGAAATTATCCCGGTACAATTGATCGGAAAGATGACTTTAAATAGAAATGTTGATAATGAATTTGCGGAATTGGAACAAGTAGCATTTAATCCTGCAAATGTCGTCCCGGGAATTGACTTTTCCAATGATCCCGTCCTTCAGGGCCGGTTAATTGCTTATCAAAGTGCTCAATACCATCGACTTGGAGCAAATTTTCAAGATTTACCAATCAATCAACCAACCTGTCCGTTTCATAATAATAATCGCCGAGGCGCTATGAGATATCGAATTGATGTTGATCAAGTCAACTACCATAAAAATTCGCTAGCAAATAATACTCCTAACACAACACCCCCGGAGGAAGGAGGTTATGAGCATTATCCAAAAAAAGTAGATGGACAGGCTATACGTGCCCGGAGCGAGTCGTTCAAAGATTATTTCACACAACCAAGGATTTTTTGGAATAGCATAACACCTATTGAAAAACAGCACACGATTCAAGCGTTGAGTTATCAACTTGGTAGAGTAAAAAGTGAATCTGTCCGACAGCAAAACGTTAATACGCTAGTAAACGTGGATAAGGAAATGGCTGGCATTGTCGCTGAAAATATTGGTGTTGACCGCCCAAGTGGAACCCATGTACAAGTTGAAACAAGTTACCCGTCGCTTAGCATGGCCAATTCCCCTTTTTCCGCATCAACACAAAAAGTAGGAGTACTGATTAATGATGATTTTGATAATGAAGAGGTGGCAAATGTACTGAATATATTAAACCAATCCGGAGTTTTTGTTGACATTATAAGCGAAAAGCTTGGCACGGTCACTGGTAGAGATGGTACAAAACTCAAAGTTGATTACACTTTTATCACAACAAGTCCTTATTTACTTGACTCTGTTTATGTTGTTGGTGGAAGTTCCACAAATCAAGCAAAATTTAATTCAGATATAACGTATTTCACACAGGTAGCATATAAACACTATAAACCAATTGGTGTTGCCTCAACCGGACAGTCTTTTATTCAGGCATCGGAAGGAAATAATCTACTCGGCGTCGTTTCAGCTGCAAATAATCCTAACTTTGCAAAGGAATTTGTTTCCGCAATCACGCAACAACGATTTTGGGATAGAACATAA
- a CDS encoding SRPBCC domain-containing protein, whose product MENASSKRRTDSASRVILATPQTIYQAFLNPEALVSWLPPKGMSGHIDMFDPREGGTYRVILTYEIDHLTPGKTSENTDVAQGNFLELIPDKRIVQSVTFDSEDPAFSGEMTQKWLFETYSEGTKVTIVCENVPEGIKKEDHDTGLRSTLENLAIFTE is encoded by the coding sequence ATGGAGAATGCATCAAGTAAGAGGAGAACAGATTCTGCTTCAAGAGTAATTTTGGCAACACCGCAAACCATCTATCAGGCATTCTTAAATCCGGAAGCATTGGTTTCGTGGCTTCCACCGAAAGGAATGTCGGGTCATATTGACATGTTTGACCCCCGCGAAGGCGGAACTTATCGAGTGATCCTCACTTACGAAATAGATCATTTAACTCCTGGCAAGACTTCGGAAAACACGGACGTAGCCCAGGGGAATTTTTTGGAGTTGATTCCAGACAAACGAATAGTGCAATCAGTAACATTCGATTCCGAGGACCCAGCTTTTTCGGGTGAGATGACACAAAAATGGCTCTTTGAAACCTATTCAGAAGGTACAAAGGTTACTATTGTTTGTGAGAACGTACCTGAAGGAATAAAAAAGGAGGATCACGACACTGGTTTAAGGTCCACACTGGAGAATCTCGCTATTTTTACTGAATGA
- a CDS encoding alpha/beta fold hydrolase encodes MNYEVFELGSVTFQSGETLPNAFLAFKTYGTLNQDKSNVVIYPTAFGDTHENNEWLIGNGMALDPEKYFIIVPNLLGNGLSSSPSNTPSPFDRVNFPHVTIYDNVKLQYRLVTEKFGIKKIALVVGWSMGGIQSFQWGASYPDMVERIAPFDGAAKTWPHTYVVLDGMKAALTAAVGFDSSKLNQLTSGDMRAVGHVYAGWGVSQAFYREELYRELGYNSLADFMTGVWENSFMNMDPHNVLAMLWTGQFADISANPTYNGNFDKALKSITALACIMTSSTDLFCTADDNEYEAKLIPNAIFNPIESIWGHFAGRGINNADNKFIDDNLKRLLANGANG; translated from the coding sequence ATGAATTATGAAGTCTTTGAACTTGGGAGTGTTACATTCCAATCCGGCGAGACGTTGCCTAACGCATTTCTCGCATTTAAGACCTATGGAACATTAAATCAAGACAAAAGCAATGTGGTAATTTACCCTACTGCATTTGGAGATACACATGAAAACAACGAGTGGTTAATTGGTAATGGAATGGCTTTGGATCCTGAAAAATATTTTATCATCGTTCCAAATCTGCTGGGCAACGGATTATCTTCGTCCCCCAGCAACACACCTTCCCCGTTTGACCGGGTTAATTTTCCACATGTAACCATCTATGACAATGTGAAATTACAGTATCGGCTGGTGACCGAAAAATTCGGTATTAAAAAGATTGCCCTTGTCGTTGGATGGTCAATGGGAGGTATACAATCATTCCAATGGGGAGCAAGTTATCCAGACATGGTGGAACGAATTGCACCTTTTGATGGTGCTGCTAAGACTTGGCCGCATACGTATGTGGTACTTGACGGAATGAAAGCAGCGCTCACGGCTGCAGTTGGCTTCGATTCAAGTAAATTAAACCAATTAACTTCTGGAGACATGCGCGCCGTTGGCCATGTCTATGCGGGTTGGGGCGTATCGCAGGCGTTTTATAGAGAGGAACTTTATCGTGAGCTGGGGTATAATTCATTGGCAGATTTTATGACTGGTGTCTGGGAAAATAGCTTTATGAATATGGATCCGCACAATGTCCTGGCCATGTTATGGACAGGACAATTTGCAGATATTAGTGCAAATCCCACGTATAACGGGAATTTCGATAAGGCGCTCAAAAGCATTACAGCGCTTGCCTGCATCATGACAAGTAGCACCGATCTCTTTTGCACGGCGGATGATAACGAATACGAGGCTAAGCTTATACCTAATGCTATTTTTAATCCAATAGAATCGATTTGGGGTCATTTTGCCGGTCGCGGGATCAATAATGCCGATAATAAATTTATTGATGACAACCTAAAACGTCTGTTGGCGAATGGTGCAAACGGATAA
- the bla gene encoding class A beta-lactamase, producing MKLREMVFHKYKSKKTATVLILSCIILAGCSWNSDQSNQPKQMNSNHKDFDKLEKKYDADLGVYAIDTGTGETVTYQANERFAYASTIKALTVGVLLQQKSISDLKQRITYTRDDLVNYNPITKKHVNTGMTLNELCDAALRYSDNAAENLILKQIGGPTGLKKALKKIGDEVTNPVYFEPKLNDVKPGETHDTSTPKALAISLKKFTLGDVLPTKERQLLTNWMKKNTTGDTLIRAGVPSQWEVADKTGSSDYGIQNDIGIIWPPKGEPIVLAILSHRDEKDAASNDKLIAQATKKVINAFNGNHE from the coding sequence ATGAAACTTCGAGAAATGGTTTTTCATAAATATAAATCTAAAAAAACCGCAACCGTACTTATACTCTCATGTATAATTCTAGCAGGTTGTTCGTGGAATAGTGATCAGTCAAATCAACCGAAACAAATGAACTCAAATCATAAAGATTTTGACAAACTTGAAAAAAAATATGATGCGGATCTTGGTGTTTACGCCATTGATACCGGCACAGGTGAAACGGTGACTTATCAAGCCAATGAGCGATTTGCTTACGCATCAACTATAAAAGCTTTAACCGTGGGAGTGCTGTTACAACAAAAATCAATATCAGATCTTAAACAAAGAATCACCTATACACGTGATGACCTCGTCAACTATAATCCAATCACAAAAAAGCATGTGAATACAGGCATGACTCTTAATGAACTTTGCGATGCTGCCCTTCGATACTCTGATAACGCTGCAGAGAATCTTATACTTAAACAAATAGGCGGTCCAACTGGGCTAAAAAAAGCCCTTAAAAAAATTGGAGATGAAGTTACCAATCCTGTGTATTTTGAGCCAAAGTTAAATGATGTGAAACCAGGAGAAACGCACGATACAAGCACACCAAAAGCTCTTGCAATCAGTCTTAAGAAATTTACATTGGGTGACGTCCTTCCAACCAAAGAACGCCAACTTTTAACAAATTGGATGAAAAAAAACACCACCGGAGATACATTAATTCGCGCGGGAGTCCCAAGCCAATGGGAGGTAGCTGATAAGACTGGCAGCTCGGACTATGGTATACAAAATGACATTGGTATCATTTGGCCACCCAAAGGTGAACCGATAGTACTTGCTATCCTTTCTCATCGTGATGAAAAAGATGCTGCATCTAATGATAAGCTTATAGCTCAGGCAACTAAGAAAGTGATTAACGCTTTTAATGGCAACCATGAGTAG
- a CDS encoding LysR family transcriptional regulator — MEIRQLMTFRTVAFTLNFTRAAEALNYVPSNVTMQMQSLEEELGTQLIDRLGKQIVLTDDGKKFLLHAEKVLNSVDEAHLAMKENEELTGTLTISANEIPGSYRLPAVLRSFRARYPGIRVIFRPLANEQLKQSLYEGKTDIVFMLDESFGSTNLMIEPLVEEPFLFLVAPDYPLVKQTYLRPEDFQGEPFLLTEKGCPYRTLFNRTIEQQGIHESMTNLEFSSAEMIKQCAMAGIGIAFLPGIAVKAELERGELISLPWKMPNLQVVTQMLWHKDKWLSPAIKAFLEITRDKITSK, encoded by the coding sequence ATGGAAATACGCCAGCTTATGACCTTCAGAACGGTTGCCTTCACACTAAACTTCACCCGTGCCGCCGAAGCACTCAACTATGTTCCATCGAATGTTACGATGCAAATGCAATCCTTGGAAGAAGAATTAGGTACTCAACTCATTGACCGATTAGGAAAACAAATTGTCCTTACTGACGATGGAAAAAAATTCTTATTACATGCAGAAAAGGTGTTAAACAGTGTGGATGAAGCACATTTGGCTATGAAAGAAAATGAAGAATTAACGGGTACTCTTACCATCAGTGCCAATGAAATTCCCGGCTCATACCGTTTACCTGCCGTTTTACGGTCTTTTCGCGCTCGTTACCCTGGCATACGGGTAATCTTTCGCCCTTTGGCTAATGAACAACTTAAACAAAGTCTTTACGAAGGAAAAACGGACATTGTTTTTATGTTGGATGAATCTTTTGGTTCAACAAACCTTATGATTGAACCTTTAGTTGAGGAACCCTTTCTCTTTCTCGTTGCGCCAGACTATCCACTTGTAAAACAGACATACCTTCGTCCAGAAGATTTCCAAGGGGAACCGTTTTTGCTTACAGAGAAAGGATGTCCCTATCGTACACTTTTTAATCGAACCATAGAGCAACAGGGAATCCATGAAAGTATGACCAATTTGGAATTTAGCAGCGCAGAGATGATCAAACAGTGCGCAATGGCCGGCATTGGTATTGCCTTTTTACCTGGAATAGCCGTTAAGGCTGAGCTGGAACGTGGCGAATTGATTTCCCTCCCTTGGAAAATGCCTAACCTCCAGGTTGTTACCCAAATGCTATGGCATAAAGACAAGTGGCTTTCACCTGCAATCAAGGCGTTTTTAGAAATAACCAGAGACAAAATCACCTCAAAATAA